A genomic region of Manihot esculenta cultivar AM560-2 chromosome 15, M.esculenta_v8, whole genome shotgun sequence contains the following coding sequences:
- the LOC122721964 gene encoding uncharacterized abhydrolase domain-containing protein DDB_G0269086-like — protein MVQAASSKKVSRPPAKASSRASKPGSRSTKSSRLPSQVSEVSAQDAPASVRTGSEGVLPKTRDKRPAPSETSASSPARKKSRAATGPSPALPPLGKKKGVPAVPSLSPSGNVLNASDITPESPASAVAELLRERMFDGITEASDPRLLALTGLLASSTKEQVSFRSRSHEELGSSIREMLLMESVDRRIEEARLEENLSATSDARSNLVAAREQIQSLQVKLHSALEALKKADEKAAETAGHTKSLEAELSQTREVLKVSDERAAALEVRCEGVLKQLSSMTEALSERDEAVRQKAEVQQQYGALKADFEELQAQLEEAKAQKEAALARVEEFVAEACEEHLDEYKASSEMKSAVLKKAFYCRRDICRPSESSSEESELEREDVEVPESGKDDPNSGKEDLHLESEIAPVVNVEGSDPRDSELPELPADETASRNSVGEGVLTDVSSFMSLWKEGARPFVLAFIPWAFEKASLSELGA, from the exons ATGGTTCAAGCTGCTTCGTCCAAgaaggttagccgacctcccgCCAAGGCTTCTTCTAGAGCTTCGAAGCCGGGCTCTCGCAGCACCAAGTCATCTCGGCTGCCTAGCCAAG TCTCAGAGGTTTCTGCTCAAGATGCCCCTGCCTCTGTGAGGACTGGATCTGAGGGCGTTCTACCAAAGACTAGGGATAAACGCCCAGCCCCATCCGAAACATCTGCTTCATCTCcagctcggaagaaatccagggctgCCACAGGAccttctccagctcttcctccccTTGGGAAAAAGAAAGGTGTTCCTGCTGTGCCTTCATTGTCTCCTTCCGGCAACGTTCTGAATGCGTCGGACATTACCCCcgagtctccggccagtgctgtcGCCGAACTACTCAGGGAGCGGATGTTCGATGGAATTACAGAGGCTTCAGATCCTCGTcttcttgccctgactggtcttttagccagttctaccaaggagcaagtgTCCTTCCGATCTCGCTCTCATGAGGAGCTTGGATCTTCAATTAGAGAAATGCTCCTAATG GAGTCTGTAGACCGCCGGATCGAGGAGGCGCGTCTGGAAGAGAACTTATCTGCAACCAGTGACGCCAGGAGTAATCTGGTAGCTGCTCGAGAGCAAATCCAGTCCCTCCAAGTGAAGCTGCATTCAGCGCTAGAGGCCCTTAAAAAGGCTGATGAGAAGGCGGCTGAGACAGCAGGGCATACCAAGTCCttagaagcagagctgtctcaGACTCGCGAGGTTCTCAAagtgtctgatgagagggcagctgccttGGAGGTTCGCTGCGAAGGagttttaaagcagctgtctTCTATGACAGAGGCCCTTAGCGAAAGGGATGAGGCCGTGAGGcaaaaagctgaggtccagcAACAATATggggccttaaaggctgattttgaagagCTTCAAGCTCAGCTGGAGGAAGCGAAGGCTCAGAAGGAAGcagccctagctcgggtggag gaatttgtagctgaggcctgcgagGAACATCTCGATGAATATAAGGCTTCTAGTGAAATGAAATCGGCGGTTCTTAAGAAAGCCTTCT attgccggagggACATATGCCGGCCATCTGAGTCTTCTTCGGAAGAGTCTGAGCTGGAGAGGGAGGACGTGGAAGTCCCTGAGTCAGGGAAGGATGACCCTAACTCTGGGAAGGAAGATCtccatcttgagtcagagatagCTCCTGTTGTAAACGTTGAGGGCTCTGATCCAAGGGATTCTGAGCTTCCTGAGCTTCCTGCAGATGAGACTGCAAGTAGAAATAGTGtaggcgagggtgttcttactgat GTTTCTTCGTTTATGAGCCTTTGGAAAGAGGGAGCCCGGCCTTTTGTTTTGGCCTTCATACCTTGGGCTTTTGAGAAGGCAAgtttatccgagctgggagcttgA
- the LOC110601172 gene encoding pectate lyase, which yields MEVANKLVLIFVVSFVIIIPYLEAADMVQYDDVWKRRAQEAKKNMMITYIPNPLEVTQEFDSQFNQDKEKNGTWDSDEKWEIGIGDSSNNGTWDSDDKWKNETWDSSKNGTRDSGTEKEMNESRRNLRQGKTLYKGPCHATNPIDRCWRCKDNWSNQRKRLAECGLGFGRRAVGGKAGKIYEVTNNRDDNVAEPIPGTLRHAVIQKEPLWIIFARDMNIKLSKELIVNDNKTIDGRGANVHIAYGAGITIQFVSNVIIHGIRIHHIGPASGGMIRDAPDHCGLRTQSDGDGISIFGSSNIWIDHVSMSRCHDGLIDAIQGSTGITISNSHFTHHNDVILLGASDSFSGDQFMQVTVAFNHFGQGLVQRMPRCRWGFFHVVNNDYTHWQLYAIGGSMHPTIISQGNKFIAPNNIYLKQVTKRDYATEAEWKKWIWRSEGDLFMNGAYFVESGQKLSTTPSKKYLIKAKPGVYASKITRFAGALDCKRGKKC from the exons atggaAGTGGCTAATAAGTTAGTATTGATCTTTGTGGTTTCTTTTGTCATCATTATTCCATACCTAGAAGCAGCAGACATGGTCCAGTACGATGATGTCTGGAAACGACGAGCCCAGGAAGCTAAGAAAAATATGATGATCACCTATATTCCAAACCCTTTAGAAGTCACGCAAGAATTCGATTCTCAATTTAACCA GGACAAGGAGAAAAATGGAACTTGGGATTCTGATGAAAAGTGGGAAATTGGAATTGGGGACTCCTCGAACAATGGAACTTGGGATTCTGATGACAAGTGGAAAAATGAAACCTGGGACTCCTCGAAAAATGGAACTCGGGACTCTGGTACGGAGAAAGAGATGAACGAGTCCAGGAGGAACCTGAGACAAGGAAAGACCCTGTATAAAGGTCCATGCCACGCAACCAACCCGATTGATCGTTGCTGGAGGTGCAAAGACAACTGGTCCAATCAACGTAAACGTCTTGCAGAATGTGGACTTGGTTTCGGACGTAGAGCCGTCGGAGGAAAGGCTGGAAAAATCTACGAGGTCACAAATAATCGTGACGACAATGTGGCGGAGCCTATACCAGGAACTTTGCGCCATGCAGTGATCCAAAAGGAACCATTGTGGATCATATTTGCGAGAGATATGAACATTAAGTTGTCGAAAGAGCTTATCGTGAATGACAATAAGACCATTGATGGAAGAGGAGCTAATGTGCATATTGCTTATGGTGCTGGGATTACCATACAATTTGTTAGTAATGTGATCATTCATGGAATCCGTATCCATCACATTGGTCCTGCTAGTGGTGGTATGATTAGGGACGCACCCGATCATTGTGGACTCAGGACTCAGAGCGATGGAGATGGCATTTCCATCTTTGGATCCTCAAACATTTGGATTGATCATGTTTCTATGTCAAGATGCCACGATGGTCTCATTGATGCAATTCAGGGATCCACTGGAATCACCATTTCAAATTCCCATTTCACTCACCACAACGAC GTGATCTTGTTGGGTGCAAGCGACAGCTTCTCAGGCGATCAGTTTATGCAAGTAACAGTCGCATTCAACCATTTTGGACAGGGATTAGTACAGAGAATGCCAAGATGCAGATGGGGTTTCTTCCATGTGGTTAACAATGACTACACCCACTGGCAGCTGTATGCCATTGGAGGAAGCATGCATCCTACCATTATTAGCCAGGGAAATAAGTTTATTGCACCAAATAACATTTATCTTAAACAG GTGACCAAGAGAGACTATGCCACAGAAGCTGAATGGAAGAAGTGGATATGGAGATCAGAAGGTGATCTATTCATGAACGGGGCCTACTTTGTTGAATCCGGGCAAAAATTGTCGACCACACCAAGcaaaaaatatttgataaaagcCAAGCCTGGAGTATATGCTTCGAAGATTACTCGCTTTGCAGGGGCACTGGATTGCAAGCGTGGCAAGAAATGTTAG